The following are encoded in a window of Armatimonadota bacterium genomic DNA:
- a CDS encoding HEAT repeat domain-containing protein — MIAADYMADERHVASLADALRRDPEAMVRASAAEALGSIGDPAGVPALLDALNQTYWLVRGMAADSLGNFRSMVCVKALKARLGIERRHYVRIHCHGALVRLGFDEHVEPLAEELYAPRHTDQGVASTVLERVATPVTAMRIVSVALKCVEVRRLRFAVENNFSLIAHLAGPANGAAAMLDAAACALTANERETLGCCLALARSGATARAAAIMAAMADQDEVRRWRDEYSELGDITL; from the coding sequence ATGATTGCCGCAGATTACATGGCGGACGAACGGCACGTCGCTTCGCTGGCGGACGCGCTACGTCGCGATCCAGAAGCGATGGTGAGGGCATCGGCCGCCGAAGCTCTTGGGAGCATTGGGGACCCGGCCGGCGTCCCGGCGCTGCTTGATGCCCTGAACCAAACCTACTGGCTGGTAAGGGGCATGGCTGCGGATTCGCTCGGCAATTTCAGATCCATGGTGTGCGTGAAAGCGCTCAAGGCGCGTCTAGGGATCGAGCGCCGGCATTATGTGAGAATACATTGCCACGGCGCGCTCGTGCGCCTCGGATTCGATGAACACGTTGAGCCGCTGGCCGAAGAGCTTTATGCTCCCCGCCACACCGACCAGGGCGTCGCATCGACGGTCCTCGAAAGGGTGGCAACTCCAGTCACGGCAATGCGTATTGTTTCTGTAGCGCTGAAGTGCGTTGAGGTCAGGCGGCTCCGGTTCGCTGTCGAGAATAACTTCTCGCTCATCGCGCACCTTGCGGGCCCCGCGAACGGAGCAGCCGCGATGTTGGACGCGGCCGCTTGCGCCCTGACAGCGAACGAACGTGAGACCCTCGGGTGCTGCCTCGCGTTGGCCCGTTCCGGCGCCACGGCTCGGGCAGCCGCGATCATGGCCGCTATGGCGGATCAGGACGAGGTTCGCCGATGGCGTGACGAGTACTCCGAACTGGGGGATATTACACTTTGA
- the dtd gene encoding D-tyrosyl-tRNA(Tyr) deacylase, whose protein sequence is MRAVVQRVCSASVTSVDDGIETVLGSIGAGLAVLVGVAATDDADGAERLASRILNLRIFVDTGGRLNRSLLETGGQALVVPNFTLCADCDHGRRPSFTGAARGDIARSLFQHFADTFDRRGVVTARGSFGADMRVSLVNDGPVTLIIGSPADRHDAGNEPSAGEITVKSATPRVEVL, encoded by the coding sequence ATGCGTGCCGTGGTCCAGCGCGTCTGCTCGGCTTCGGTCACGTCGGTGGACGATGGAATCGAAACGGTATTGGGCTCCATAGGCGCGGGACTAGCCGTACTGGTTGGCGTAGCGGCAACCGACGACGCCGACGGTGCAGAGCGACTCGCCTCCAGGATTCTGAACCTGCGGATATTTGTCGACACAGGCGGACGCCTGAACCGGTCGCTCCTGGAGACCGGAGGGCAGGCGCTTGTCGTCCCGAACTTCACGCTGTGCGCAGATTGTGATCATGGCCGCAGGCCCAGCTTTACAGGTGCTGCCCGCGGCGACATCGCGCGCTCTCTCTTTCAGCATTTCGCCGACACGTTTGACCGGCGCGGCGTTGTCACTGCTCGCGGCAGCTTCGGAGCCGATATGCGCGTTTCGCTGGTCAATGACGGCCCGGTCACGCTGATAATCGGGTCGCCGGCAGACCGCCATGATGCAGGAAATGAGCCTTCGGCAGGAGAAATCACGGTCAAATCGGCCACTCCGCGCGTAGAGGTATTGTGA
- a CDS encoding tetratricopeptide repeat protein — translation MNNRTSQPQQTAWEEAKTIRRANMHYRRAETLRVKGELAAAIAQYRIATQAAPENAHYRYRLGECAAAAGDHEEATAQLEAACSLAPRDGFYRFSLGEVYANAGRHTEAIRWLQRAIAAAPEDSYYTIRLGIVCLHAGYIQQAVRAFRHAVGLEPDNAGYHSLLGDAYVQLGYEREALRHYRHAGKLDPYFAAVVDRLRRQAVRAGAAAP, via the coding sequence GTGAACAACCGCACGAGCCAACCGCAGCAGACCGCCTGGGAAGAGGCGAAAACCATCCGGCGCGCCAACATGCACTATCGGCGCGCCGAAACGCTTCGCGTCAAAGGCGAGTTGGCGGCAGCCATCGCGCAGTACCGTATCGCCACCCAGGCTGCGCCCGAGAACGCCCACTACAGGTACCGACTGGGTGAATGTGCTGCCGCCGCAGGCGATCACGAAGAGGCGACGGCGCAGTTGGAAGCCGCTTGCTCGCTGGCCCCCCGCGACGGCTTCTATCGATTCAGCCTCGGCGAGGTGTATGCCAACGCCGGCCGCCATACCGAAGCCATTCGATGGCTGCAGCGTGCCATAGCCGCCGCTCCGGAGGACTCGTACTACACCATCCGCCTGGGCATCGTCTGCCTGCATGCCGGTTACATCCAGCAGGCTGTGCGGGCGTTCCGCCACGCAGTGGGACTTGAGCCCGATAACGCGGGCTACCACTCGCTGCTTGGCGATGCCTACGTTCAACTCGGCTATGAGCGCGAGGCGCTGCGCCACTACCGGCACGCCGGAAAGCTGGATCCCTACTTCGCCGCCGTTGTGGACCGGTTGCGCCGGCAGGCCGTCCGGGCCGGCGCCGCTGCGCCATAG
- a CDS encoding nuclear transport factor 2 family protein, with amino-acid sequence MMDPSLPELLRLTEPERELLKLAWDMLAAIHSGDFEFYAAHCTPDLSCYEDVCPYRIDGLEFHLDMIRVLGSDPSTFPVRFDLLTPRVQLLGDTGVVTFTRLTSRQSNGVPHWSTCNETRVFTRSDGTWKMAHFHRSGVPG; translated from the coding sequence ATGATGGATCCGTCGCTGCCCGAACTTCTCCGCCTCACCGAGCCGGAGCGTGAATTGCTGAAGCTGGCGTGGGACATGCTGGCCGCCATCCACAGCGGCGACTTTGAGTTCTACGCGGCGCACTGCACGCCCGACCTCTCATGTTACGAAGATGTCTGCCCATACCGCATCGACGGGCTCGAGTTCCATCTCGACATGATCCGGGTACTCGGTTCCGATCCCTCCACGTTCCCGGTGCGGTTTGACCTGCTGACGCCGCGAGTGCAGCTTCTTGGCGATACCGGCGTGGTTACCTTTACGCGCCTCACCTCCCGGCAGAGCAACGGTGTGCCTCACTGGAGCACCTGCAATGAGACCCGCGTGTTTACGCGCTCCGATGGCACCTGGAAGATGGCGCACTTCCACCGCTCCGGCGTGCCGGGGTGA